One region of Streptomyces capillispiralis genomic DNA includes:
- a CDS encoding DUF5655 domain-containing protein → MASLKLFHTTECGVAEVMPRLAGVEADVQSLVEAHMETMLGVTFLASEYVIDCVDGGRIDSLGMDENGAPVIVEYKRGTDAGVINQGLYYMAWLTAHRGAFASLVRDRLGVPAAAQVLWSAPRLICIAGDFTRYDAHAVREHRRSIDLVRYRYFGNDLIGLETVASVTGQPGASRRARRRTGVLPATPKSTGAMTELAEAVDEVLLGLGEDVTRVQRKQYVAYQRLRNYACVIPPQQTKVLVYLKADPQGVDLVPGFTRDVKGLGHHGTGDLEVQLRTERDLERALELFRLSYAAA, encoded by the coding sequence GTGGCGAGCCTGAAGCTGTTCCATACGACGGAATGCGGCGTGGCCGAGGTCATGCCGCGTCTTGCTGGGGTTGAGGCGGACGTGCAGAGCCTCGTCGAGGCGCACATGGAGACGATGCTGGGCGTCACGTTCCTCGCGAGCGAGTACGTCATCGATTGCGTCGACGGTGGACGGATCGACTCGCTGGGGATGGACGAGAACGGGGCACCGGTGATCGTCGAGTACAAGCGCGGCACGGACGCCGGCGTGATCAATCAGGGCCTGTACTACATGGCCTGGCTCACTGCGCACAGAGGCGCCTTCGCCAGCCTGGTCCGCGACCGGCTTGGGGTACCAGCCGCGGCCCAGGTCCTGTGGAGCGCGCCTAGGCTGATCTGCATCGCCGGGGACTTCACCCGCTACGACGCCCACGCCGTACGTGAGCACCGGCGCAGCATCGACCTGGTCCGCTACCGGTACTTCGGCAACGACCTCATTGGGCTTGAGACCGTGGCTTCGGTCACTGGGCAGCCAGGTGCGAGCCGACGGGCTCGTCGGCGCACGGGCGTGCTCCCGGCAACCCCGAAGAGTACAGGTGCCATGACGGAGCTGGCCGAGGCTGTCGACGAGGTTCTCCTCGGCCTTGGGGAGGACGTCACCCGTGTCCAGCGCAAGCAGTATGTGGCCTATCAGCGGCTGCGGAACTACGCCTGCGTCATACCGCCCCAGCAGACCAAGGTGCTGGTCTACCTGAAGGCGGACCCCCAGGGGGTGGACCTCGTGCCCGGGTTCACGCGGGACGTGAAGGGGCTCGGCCACCACGGCACGGGCGACCTGGAAGTGCAGCTGCGCACCGAGCGTGACCTGGAGCGCGCCCTCGAACTGTTCCGGCTCAGCTACGCCGCGGCGTAA
- a CDS encoding NUDIX domain-containing protein: MADVVRRSVRNILRDDEELVLIKRIKPGRDPYWVTVGGGVEADDQTIEAALHREVFEELGGTVDLAVLAYLITDNLNGGIGIQHILAARLVAMDLTTQTGAEFTKPERGDYEVVRVPFTRDAPCELNLVWRIARRSDSSWPASLEPRVRPHRTGLPGGRAI; encoded by the coding sequence ATGGCCGACGTCGTGAGGCGCAGCGTGCGCAACATCCTCCGCGACGACGAAGAACTTGTCCTGATCAAGCGCATCAAGCCGGGCCGGGATCCCTACTGGGTGACGGTCGGCGGCGGCGTAGAAGCCGACGACCAGACCATCGAAGCGGCCCTCCACCGCGAGGTGTTCGAAGAACTCGGCGGCACAGTGGACCTCGCTGTACTCGCCTACCTGATCACCGACAACCTCAACGGCGGCATCGGCATCCAGCACATCCTGGCCGCCCGCCTGGTAGCTATGGACCTGACCACGCAGACCGGCGCGGAATTCACTAAACCGGAACGAGGCGACTACGAGGTCGTCCGAGTCCCGTTCACCCGCGACGCCCCCTGCGAACTGAATCTGGTCTGGCGCATCGCACGTAGATCCGACTCATCCTGGCCAGCCTCATTGGAGCCCAGAGTCCGCCCCCATCGCACCGGACTACCAGGCGGGCGAGCAATATAG
- a CDS encoding NUDIX domain-containing protein — MTESDQPAARWKSEPMTTRLIAAVLVTNPDNGRLLILRRSSHLDFAPGEWDVPSGKGEPREPITATGVRELKEETGVVVAEADLRLVHVVHGCWGVEVPGMFMALIFHTDRWSGTPHNAEPHKHDTIAWVPPNDLPQPFTHTTRVAVQRYLDGGPILSFDGWAEAG; from the coding sequence TTGACTGAGTCCGATCAGCCGGCGGCCCGGTGGAAGAGCGAACCGATGACGACGCGGCTCATCGCCGCCGTACTCGTCACGAATCCCGACAACGGCAGACTCCTCATCTTGCGCCGGAGCAGTCACCTGGATTTCGCACCCGGCGAGTGGGATGTCCCAAGCGGCAAGGGCGAGCCCCGGGAACCGATCACTGCGACTGGGGTACGAGAACTGAAGGAGGAGACGGGCGTCGTGGTCGCCGAGGCGGACCTGCGCCTCGTCCACGTGGTCCATGGCTGCTGGGGAGTGGAGGTCCCGGGGATGTTCATGGCCCTGATCTTCCATACTGACCGGTGGAGCGGAACTCCCCACAATGCGGAACCGCACAAGCACGACACCATCGCCTGGGTGCCTCCGAACGACCTTCCGCAGCCCTTCACGCACACCACCCGGGTTGCCGTGCAGCGATACCTGGACGGGGGCCCGATCCTTTCGTTCGACGGTTGGGCAGAGGCCGGATGA
- a CDS encoding nucleotidyltransferase domain-containing protein produces the protein MAALPTQFGEALSAVEPDEDAAHAQVAHAQVSKVLEGDERLRGLGVDPLLIGSYKRHVSIKRVKDVDVFARLTKADGSLRPGAILDHVADILGVAFPGDVERQHRSVKVDFPDYDLSVDVVIARPCGDHWEIPQRIEEDGRARWVETNPTKMTELTTAANKSFLLYDDDDDSGVYVRIVKLVRQVRRTWVNDQPGGYYFEVLTYHAFQELQPDEKTVAAYLTRILRRIAEMLPDHVDEGPVDPTLPDKTIKTKATAEQIQAAADQMTKAADLAEAALGEEDRCVAAVKWRQLLGRTQNTEVPEDVFPLPDYCNADGTTKNRSVIKGALAVPAGQDRYA, from the coding sequence ATGGCCGCGCTTCCCACCCAATTCGGAGAGGCCCTGAGCGCTGTCGAGCCAGATGAGGACGCTGCTCACGCGCAAGTCGCACACGCGCAGGTATCGAAAGTGCTGGAGGGTGACGAACGCCTTCGTGGGCTTGGTGTCGATCCGTTGCTCATCGGGTCGTACAAGCGGCACGTTTCTATCAAGCGGGTGAAGGATGTCGATGTCTTCGCACGGCTGACCAAAGCCGACGGGTCTCTCAGGCCAGGGGCAATTCTTGATCACGTTGCCGATATTCTTGGCGTGGCGTTCCCGGGAGACGTGGAGCGTCAGCATCGCTCGGTCAAGGTCGACTTCCCCGACTACGACCTGTCGGTAGACGTGGTGATCGCACGACCGTGTGGAGATCACTGGGAAATTCCTCAGCGGATCGAGGAAGACGGCCGGGCGCGGTGGGTGGAGACCAACCCGACCAAAATGACGGAGCTGACAACTGCGGCGAACAAGTCATTCCTCCTGTATGACGACGACGATGACAGCGGCGTCTATGTCCGTATCGTCAAACTCGTTCGACAGGTGCGCCGTACGTGGGTCAATGACCAACCGGGTGGCTACTACTTCGAGGTCCTGACCTACCACGCCTTTCAGGAGTTGCAGCCGGACGAGAAGACGGTCGCCGCATACCTCACTCGCATCCTGCGACGGATCGCCGAGATGCTGCCGGATCACGTGGATGAAGGACCGGTCGATCCCACATTGCCCGATAAGACGATCAAGACGAAGGCCACGGCAGAGCAGATTCAGGCAGCGGCAGACCAGATGACGAAGGCCGCAGATCTCGCCGAGGCGGCACTTGGCGAAGAAGATCGGTGTGTGGCAGCTGTGAAGTGGCGTCAGCTGCTGGGTAGGACTCAGAACACTGAGGTACCGGAGGATGTCTTTCCCCTGCCCGACTATTGCAACGCGGACGGAACGACCAAGAACAGGAGTGTCATCAAGGGTGCGCTGGCAGTCCCGGCGGGGCAGGACCGCTACGCGTGA
- a CDS encoding ThiF family adenylyltransferase, whose product MSGADGWDADLLREGLVARDFTDDGVRLRGPVPWRGAGGAEARARVEIEVDERFPFYPPQVRLLDPGAQLEVTFHVDRAARPGVSGNLCLWDDAWPADIAPWTDPDELLSRIAGWLEQTAAGWPGDNVCDLERYLEADPTMFVLYDAENLARLKGHAVRTRRGSTSGTVEVWNTPHRLKKRAGRPGFSRADRQLAWVEDLGQLHRPVRSWADIHDVLGEQAASAEQLIAAGVVNLVLLRYQRGDQQSVLALTVKYAADEIKVRACESADTSSSTRQMRAGTMAPQLADVPIAIVGCGAIGSFTAALLFRAGARRLTLIDHERLRPGNVVRHLAGLEQVGAWKTDAVRNCLTAIDPAIDAVRALTTAMTSADYAKLLVQHHRIVVDATGSARATSMLAFAANTTNAEADKAVVTVCAQRDGDVVRVDRLPARGVEIFLPPLPALDDQNELRENGCGSPISRTPPTAVVAAAELACCVVLDELAGHRKLPTSVAFVSRPQPEQQYTHIGLVLPGSMPQDQVVK is encoded by the coding sequence GTGAGCGGGGCCGATGGTTGGGACGCTGACCTGCTCCGCGAGGGCTTGGTAGCACGTGACTTCACCGACGACGGTGTACGCCTGCGAGGACCTGTTCCCTGGCGCGGTGCTGGTGGCGCCGAAGCCCGAGCGCGCGTGGAGATCGAAGTGGACGAACGCTTCCCCTTTTATCCACCGCAGGTCCGACTTCTTGACCCGGGAGCACAGCTGGAGGTCACCTTTCACGTCGACCGTGCAGCTCGTCCTGGAGTCTCCGGCAACTTGTGCTTGTGGGACGACGCATGGCCGGCCGACATAGCACCGTGGACTGATCCCGACGAGTTGCTGTCCCGAATCGCTGGCTGGCTCGAGCAGACAGCGGCTGGATGGCCGGGAGACAACGTTTGTGATCTTGAGCGGTACCTCGAAGCAGACCCGACGATGTTCGTGCTCTACGACGCCGAGAACCTGGCTCGCCTCAAGGGCCACGCTGTGCGCACCCGCCGCGGCTCCACGAGCGGCACTGTGGAGGTCTGGAATACCCCGCACCGTTTGAAGAAACGGGCAGGGCGCCCTGGATTCAGCCGGGCCGACAGGCAGCTCGCGTGGGTGGAGGATCTGGGACAGCTCCACAGACCTGTCCGGTCCTGGGCCGATATTCACGACGTACTCGGGGAGCAGGCGGCTTCGGCAGAGCAACTCATTGCAGCTGGCGTGGTGAACCTGGTGCTGCTCCGCTACCAACGCGGTGACCAGCAGTCGGTCTTGGCCCTGACGGTGAAGTACGCGGCCGATGAGATCAAGGTGCGAGCCTGCGAGAGCGCGGACACCAGCAGTTCCACACGCCAGATGCGGGCCGGCACGATGGCGCCACAGCTCGCAGACGTACCCATCGCCATCGTCGGATGCGGCGCCATCGGATCGTTCACGGCCGCTCTGCTCTTCCGCGCGGGGGCCCGGCGTCTCACCCTTATTGATCACGAACGACTACGCCCCGGAAACGTCGTACGACACCTCGCCGGCCTCGAACAGGTCGGCGCCTGGAAAACAGACGCGGTCCGGAACTGCCTCACGGCCATCGACCCGGCGATCGACGCAGTGCGGGCCCTGACAACGGCAATGACCTCGGCCGATTACGCCAAACTGCTGGTCCAGCACCACCGAATCGTTGTGGACGCGACAGGAAGTGCACGCGCCACGAGCATGCTCGCCTTCGCTGCGAATACCACCAACGCCGAAGCGGACAAGGCGGTTGTGACAGTCTGTGCGCAACGCGACGGAGATGTCGTACGCGTCGACCGACTTCCAGCCCGGGGTGTAGAGATCTTTCTCCCCCCGTTGCCTGCTCTCGATGATCAAAACGAACTGCGAGAGAACGGCTGCGGGAGCCCTATTTCGCGTACCCCACCAACAGCGGTCGTCGCCGCTGCCGAACTGGCTTGCTGCGTGGTGCTCGACGAGTTGGCAGGACACCGCAAGCTCCCAACGTCCGTCGCGTTTGTGAGCCGTCCTCAACCAGAGCAGCAGTACACACACATCGGGCTGGTGCTCCCGGGGTCCATGCCGCAAGATCAGGTGGTGAAGTGA
- a CDS encoding Mov34/MPN/PAD-1 family protein translates to MKQRHLEAILFASALDVIRAAASAAGHTETGGLLLGWWEDDAIVARYAIEVPDPDATTSSWTRADHRAQDALDRALADLDHPWLGYVGDWHTHPARCGPSSQDEQSICNASRGYSQPLLLLVRCNDDTFEARSADQGHLHPLTIHHQSDGR, encoded by the coding sequence GTGAAACAGCGGCACCTGGAAGCCATCCTCTTTGCCAGCGCTCTGGACGTCATTCGAGCAGCCGCCTCTGCCGCTGGACACACCGAGACGGGAGGTCTATTGCTCGGCTGGTGGGAGGACGACGCCATCGTGGCCCGCTACGCCATCGAGGTGCCAGACCCGGATGCGACGACGTCGTCCTGGACGCGAGCGGATCACCGAGCGCAGGACGCGCTCGACCGGGCGCTCGCGGACTTGGACCACCCCTGGCTCGGCTACGTCGGAGACTGGCACACCCACCCCGCACGCTGCGGCCCAAGCAGCCAGGACGAGCAATCCATCTGCAACGCCTCCCGCGGATACAGCCAGCCGCTGCTTTTGCTGGTCCGCTGCAATGACGACACGTTCGAAGCACGCTCTGCTGACCAGGGGCACCTCCACCCACTTACAATCCACCACCAGTCTGACGGCAGGTGA
- a CDS encoding protein kinase domain-containing protein: MDDVRELLAEYGQCHSDEVSEPDRHRLLVNVVAALIRRTDAEATVDYHSPDDPAVFFELAGRDYLITVTAASGTDVAESARAAVRALDQRDLPPGVRWVLVCARTPAGAVDDGLRAVLGKRGVLFDRNHLEAAVCALVPLATLIRSAFRTPRPPYTPLHELLLQEPEEPAPALSLPTRPSGPVTVPARTEPGIVASVLLAGEDWPLPPSGLAWESAERALITTEAGLAEVDLQRGGVRWRLPLPGVYGAAVVLPDGAVCVPCGHAVVMWRDGELRPVGGGFEQHASLLLGPDASVWVLSGSGATFGAGTGSTLALTRLSDEVGEQQRFSIAFDAAVRSAYWLDERRFFLAASGHSAVVDLAVGTSVGGREDWTPTPVSYPGHMAGTGSDTVLVAGRAGSGIGVELHTVDAAAHKSDPVATVQLGEVLGLAQAPEGGPAYLLGSLPTNDVGVVHPVLVKITGHAPAVSQAVEEEPAPAPAADPYAAVRQQARGNRDDYALEKFPMPGGEGGMGIVHEAVHKPTGTVVAFKKPRSLREQLTARMLREIEVAQVLGGNRHVMPVLDSSPRAEWFVMPLAQDTAEHLQPQLQHDSQELRALVDAVAAALADAHRLGYLHRDIKPANILRLDDRWVLGDWGIVRRPRGQTTNPKRTGTKIGTAEFGAPELSVAPHNATPSSDIFSLAKVIGWLLTGIEPEANVPLLPAPGPWRSVVRQCTYRDPLQRPQTIAEFLDLVGRETSPHIDLPIARAQQLMTAAQEGDTNAAGRLLALAADHSDDYELYLDVLPNLEMKAAAPLLLANPEQALTLVHAMTGHVQGDGNGQPHWNESKRAIAWLRGVAVRAAREKQWELLEEAARGMCTWDAASNEWDQHDAIRDWLRQLRGQAAQILAAVLREYPDSAGHFADLTRERTVDMAIRGAINSATSG, from the coding sequence ATGGACGACGTACGGGAGCTGCTGGCCGAGTACGGTCAGTGTCACAGTGACGAGGTGTCGGAGCCGGACAGGCACCGGCTCCTTGTCAACGTGGTGGCGGCCCTGATCCGGCGAACCGACGCCGAGGCGACGGTGGACTACCACTCGCCTGATGATCCGGCCGTGTTCTTCGAACTCGCCGGACGCGACTACCTGATCACCGTGACGGCTGCGTCAGGCACCGATGTGGCCGAGTCGGCCAGGGCCGCGGTGCGGGCCCTTGACCAGCGGGACCTGCCTCCTGGTGTGCGATGGGTCCTAGTGTGTGCGAGGACTCCGGCCGGTGCGGTGGACGATGGCCTGCGCGCAGTCCTGGGAAAGCGGGGTGTGCTATTCGACCGGAACCATCTGGAGGCCGCCGTGTGCGCCCTCGTCCCGCTCGCAACGCTAATCCGGTCGGCGTTCCGCACGCCGCGACCGCCATACACCCCGCTGCACGAACTCCTGCTGCAGGAGCCGGAGGAGCCAGCCCCCGCCCTGTCCCTGCCGACGCGGCCATCCGGACCGGTCACCGTGCCGGCCCGGACGGAGCCGGGCATCGTGGCCTCCGTACTCCTGGCCGGAGAGGACTGGCCGCTGCCACCGAGCGGGCTTGCCTGGGAGTCGGCCGAGCGGGCGCTGATCACCACCGAGGCCGGGCTGGCCGAGGTCGATCTGCAGCGTGGCGGGGTGCGGTGGCGGCTGCCACTGCCTGGCGTGTATGGCGCCGCTGTCGTGCTGCCGGACGGAGCCGTGTGCGTCCCGTGCGGGCATGCGGTAGTGATGTGGCGCGACGGCGAACTGCGGCCGGTGGGCGGGGGGTTCGAGCAGCATGCGAGCCTGCTTCTCGGCCCTGACGCGAGCGTGTGGGTTCTGTCCGGATCTGGGGCGACCTTCGGCGCCGGCACCGGCTCGACCCTTGCACTCACGCGTCTGAGCGATGAGGTCGGCGAACAGCAGCGGTTCTCCATCGCCTTCGACGCGGCCGTGCGGTCGGCCTACTGGCTTGACGAGCGGCGCTTCTTCCTCGCCGCCAGCGGGCACAGCGCCGTCGTCGACCTCGCCGTCGGCACGAGCGTCGGCGGGCGGGAAGACTGGACGCCGACGCCGGTGTCCTACCCGGGCCACATGGCCGGCACGGGGAGTGACACGGTCCTGGTGGCCGGGCGGGCCGGATCCGGCATCGGCGTGGAACTGCACACCGTCGACGCGGCGGCCCACAAGAGCGACCCGGTGGCCACGGTGCAGCTCGGCGAAGTCCTCGGACTCGCCCAGGCACCGGAGGGCGGACCGGCCTACCTGCTGGGTTCGTTGCCGACGAACGATGTTGGCGTCGTCCACCCCGTGCTGGTGAAGATCACCGGCCACGCCCCTGCCGTCTCCCAAGCGGTCGAGGAGGAACCGGCGCCAGCTCCCGCCGCTGATCCATATGCCGCGGTGCGCCAGCAGGCTCGCGGCAATCGCGACGACTACGCCCTGGAGAAGTTCCCGATGCCGGGCGGCGAGGGCGGTATGGGGATCGTCCACGAGGCCGTGCACAAGCCGACGGGCACCGTCGTCGCGTTCAAGAAGCCGAGGTCGCTGCGCGAGCAGCTGACCGCACGGATGCTGCGCGAAATCGAGGTCGCCCAGGTTCTCGGCGGCAACCGCCACGTCATGCCGGTCCTCGATTCGAGCCCGCGGGCAGAGTGGTTCGTCATGCCGCTGGCCCAGGACACCGCCGAACACCTCCAGCCCCAGCTGCAGCACGACAGCCAGGAACTGCGGGCCCTGGTGGACGCGGTCGCGGCCGCCCTGGCCGATGCCCACCGCCTGGGCTACCTGCACCGGGACATCAAGCCCGCCAACATCCTGCGCCTCGACGACCGTTGGGTACTCGGTGACTGGGGCATCGTGCGCCGCCCCCGCGGCCAGACGACCAACCCCAAGCGCACCGGAACCAAGATCGGCACCGCTGAGTTCGGGGCCCCCGAACTGTCCGTCGCCCCCCACAACGCGACACCCTCCAGCGACATCTTCAGCCTGGCAAAGGTCATCGGCTGGCTGCTGACGGGCATCGAGCCCGAGGCGAACGTGCCCCTTCTGCCGGCACCGGGCCCCTGGCGCAGCGTCGTGAGGCAGTGCACGTACCGGGACCCGCTCCAGCGTCCGCAGACCATCGCCGAGTTCCTCGACCTCGTCGGGCGGGAGACCTCGCCTCACATCGACTTGCCGATCGCACGTGCCCAGCAACTCATGACGGCCGCCCAAGAGGGGGACACCAATGCCGCCGGCCGGCTGCTCGCACTGGCCGCCGACCACAGCGACGACTACGAGCTCTACCTGGACGTCCTGCCGAACCTGGAGATGAAGGCCGCCGCTCCGCTCCTCCTCGCCAACCCCGAGCAGGCCCTCACACTCGTGCACGCGATGACCGGGCACGTCCAGGGCGACGGCAACGGCCAGCCTCACTGGAACGAGTCCAAGAGGGCCATCGCGTGGCTTCGCGGCGTCGCCGTCCGCGCCGCCCGGGAAAAGCAGTGGGAACTGCTGGAGGAAGCGGCCCGCGGTATGTGCACCTGGGACGCGGCGTCCAACGAGTGGGACCAGCACGACGCCATCCGGGACTGGCTGCGCCAACTGCGCGGGCAGGCCGCTCAGATCCTCGCCGCCGTCCTGCGTGAGTACCCAGACAGCGCGGGGCACTTCGCCGATCTGACGCGAGAGCGCACAGTGGACATGGCCATCCGCGGCGCCATCAACTCCGCAACAAGTGGCTGA